TTGCCAGAAAGCATAGCAAATTCGACAAATTTGTACGAATTGAGGATATTTCAGAACAACCTCACTGGAGCTTTGCCTAAAGATTTAGGTAAAAACTCGCCTTTATTATGGCTTGATGTTTCAAGTAACAATTTTTCCGGTGAAATTCCCGCCAATTTGTGTGAAAAGGGGGTTCTTCTGGAGCTTTTGATGATAGACAACTCATTTTCTGGTGAAATTCCGGCTAGTTTAGGCCAATGCCAGAGCTTGAACCGTGTCAGATTGGCTAACAATAATTTTTCCGGTGCCGTGCCGGATGGGCTCTGGGGCCTTCCCCATGTGTCTCTACTTGACCTCAAAAGCAACTCATTTTCAGGCGGGATTGCGAAAACTATTGCCAGCGCGTCCAATTTATCGTCCTTAATTTTATCAAGTAACAAATTTTCTGGAGACATACCTGAGGAAATTGGATTTCTGGAGACTTTGTTGGAGTTTTCTGGCAATGACAACGTATTCTCGGGGTCTTTGCCCGGGAGTATAGTGAATCTTGGGCAATTAGGAAGGCTTGATCTTCATGATAATGCACTGTCTGGTGAGCTGCCAAAAGGGATTCATTCTTGGAAAAAATTGAATGAGTTGAATTTAGCTAATAACGATTTATCTGGGAATATTCCTCCACAAATTGGGAGCTTGTCTGTGTTGAACTATCTTGACTTATCAGGAAACAGGTTAACAGGAAAGATTCCGAATGAGTTGCAGAATTTGAAGCTCAATCAGCTTAATCTCTCGAATAATCGACTTTCTGGGGATATTCCTCCACTTTATGCTAAAGTCATGTATAGAAATAGTTTCTTGGGCAATCCTGGTTTGTGTGGAGACATAGATGGTCTATGTGATGGAAGAAGTGATAGGAATAATGGTTATGCTTGGTTATTGAAGTCCATTTTTGTCCTCGCTGGGGTGGTATTAATTATGGGTGTGCTTTGGTTCTATTGGAAGTACAGGAATTTCAGGAAGGTGAAACTGGCTATTGATAAGTCCAAATGGACCTTGATGTCATTTCACAAACTTGGGTTCAGTGAGTATGAGATATTGGATGCTCTCGATGAGGATAATGTTATTGGAAGTGGATCTTCTGGTAAAGTGTACAAGGTTGGGCTCAGCAGTGGTGAGGCTGTTGCTGTGAAAAAGCTCTGGGCTAGCACCAAAATTGCTGATGAGAGTAGTGATGTCGAGAAATGTAATGTTCAAGATGATGGATTTGCAGCAGAGGTGGAGACTTTAGGAAAGATTAGGCATAAGAACATTGTTAAGTTGTGGTGCTGTTGTACTACGAGGGACTGTAAACTCTTGGTTTATGAGTACATGCCTAATGGTAGTTTGGGAGATTTGCTTCACAGTAATAAAAGTGGCTTGTTGGATTGGCCAATTAGGTATAAGATTGCCATGGATGCTGCTGAGGGGCTTGCTTATTTGCATCACGATTGTGTTCCTCCTATTGTCCATAGGGACGTGAAGTCCAACAATATATTGTTGGATGGAGACTTCGGAGCTCGTGTTGCAGATTTTGGTGTGGCCAAGGTTGTCGATACAAATGGGAAGGGCACCAAGTCGATGTCTGTCATTGCAGGATCTTGCGGCTATATCGCACCAGGTTCGTCCTCCCAATCTCTCTCTGTTTTTGACTTATTTTGATCTGGTTGAGCTTTGATTGCTAAGCCCCATGGGACATTAACCACAAATTCATTAGACGTTTGGTATCAAATTCATCTTGATCTTTAGAGAAGTCCAATTTCAATAGCTAGACATGTAGAACTCAAAACTAGAACGATGGAGCCATTTGTATCTACCTTGTTGTTTTCAGAATCTGAGTGAAATGCTTAGATGAGGAACTCATATAATAGACTGTCATTCAGTATGTCAAATATTGGTTATCCATGATGCCAATATGAACCATTTAGAGTCTATTATTAGTAGATGGAAATCATGCTAGTAATCACTTGGGCTTGTTTTATCGTAATCTTTGGCTTGCATTATTTTCTCTTCTTAAAGATGCCTTGAGTCCGGTGAAAGGGTTTCTTGTCCAGGTCTAAC
This portion of the Coffea arabica cultivar ET-39 chromosome 2e, Coffea Arabica ET-39 HiFi, whole genome shotgun sequence genome encodes:
- the LOC140036666 gene encoding receptor-like protein kinase HSL1, which codes for MLLRLALLLILLAPCTFSLNQEGLILQQLKLVFDDPDNFFSDWNDRDITPCKWRGVTCDSLTHSVTSLDFSNANLAGPFPASLLCRLRNLTSISFYNNSVNSTLPEADLPLCRTIVHLDLAQNLLTGKLPSSVAELPNLKYLDLTGNNFSGEIPGSFGTFRQLEVLGLVENLIEGAVPAFLGNISTLKQLNLSYNPFFPGRIPPELGNLTNLETLWLTQCNLIGEIPDSLGRLSRLTDLDLALNALDGPIPSSLTELTSVVQIELYNNSLTGELPPNGWSKMTALRRVDASMNGLTGTIPTELCELPLESLNLYENSFEGELPESIANSTNLYELRIFQNNLTGALPKDLGKNSPLLWLDVSSNNFSGEIPANLCEKGVLLELLMIDNSFSGEIPASLGQCQSLNRVRLANNNFSGAVPDGLWGLPHVSLLDLKSNSFSGGIAKTIASASNLSSLILSSNKFSGDIPEEIGFLETLLEFSGNDNVFSGSLPGSIVNLGQLGRLDLHDNALSGELPKGIHSWKKLNELNLANNDLSGNIPPQIGSLSVLNYLDLSGNRLTGKIPNELQNLKLNQLNLSNNRLSGDIPPLYAKVMYRNSFLGNPGLCGDIDGLCDGRSDRNNGYAWLLKSIFVLAGVVLIMGVLWFYWKYRNFRKVKLAIDKSKWTLMSFHKLGFSEYEILDALDEDNVIGSGSSGKVYKVGLSSGEAVAVKKLWASTKIADESSDVEKCNVQDDGFAAEVETLGKIRHKNIVKLWCCCTTRDCKLLVYEYMPNGSLGDLLHSNKSGLLDWPIRYKIAMDAAEGLAYLHHDCVPPIVHRDVKSNNILLDGDFGARVADFGVAKVVDTNGKGTKSMSVIAGSCGYIAPEYAYTLRVNEKSDIYSFGVVILELITGRLPVDPEYGEKDLVKWVCTTLDQKGIDHVIDTKLDSWFKEEICKVLNVGLLCTSPLPINRPSMRRVVKMLQEVGGGNQLKNGRTKDGKLTPYYYEDASDQGSVA